The Streptomyces sp. GSL17-111 region TCCCGGCGGGCGACAGCGTCTCCCGGCGCCGCCGCTGCTTGGCCAGGAGCACCCGGCGGGCCTCGGCGTCCTCGCCGCCGTTGCGCAGGACGGTGGCGAGCTGTTCGTAGGGCCCGGGGGAGTACTCGGGGGTCGCGGTGGCCAGCCAGGCGAGCCGCCGCGCCAGCGGGAACGGGCCCACGGGTATGAGCTGGTCGTAACTGAACCCCGCCATCCACAGGCCGTCGCGCACGGGCCAGCTGTCGACGCTGTCCACGAGGTTCCCCACGGTGGCCCCGGACAGGACGACGCGCCCCTCCTGCGGCCGCTCGGGGGTGAAGCACAGCTCCGGCGTCTGGACGCGGCGCAGGGAGATCTCCTGGCCCCGGCGCAGGGTGAACCGCGCCTGGTCCACCACGAGGGAGTCGCCGAAGCGCCCGTCGTCCAGCTTCATGCCGCCGGTGCACTGGAACCGCTTCACCCCGCGCGCCGGGCTGTCGGCGGGCCGTCCGTCCTGACCCGGGGGGAGGTGCCCCGGAGGCGAGGGCACCCCGCCGGGCGGCGTCACGCCCTGGGCGACGTACGCGGTGCCGGGCCCGGACGTCGCGCAGTGCGCGAAGCGGGCGACGTGCATCTCCGGGGCGTGCAGCGCGTACCGGCCGCGGTGGTTGCGCAGGACGCTGCCGTACAGGTAGAGCGAGCCGCCGATCTGCGCGCCGCGCAGGCTCACCTCCCCGTCGCACATCAGGAGGCTGGCCTGGAGGTCCTGGCCGACGGTCAGCCCGTCGGCGGCGATGGCGCGGGAGCGGCCCCCGCTGCCGACCGTCGCCTCGTTGAGCAGCAGGTCCGTGCCGATCGACGCGTCGGTCAGCCGTAACCCCTCGGTGACCGTGCAGCGGGCGAGGTGGAGGTCGCCGTCGGTACCGGCCCGGGCGGCCTCCAGCCGGGGCAGCCGGCAGTCCAGCAGCCGGACGGTGCCCATCCGGCACTCGGTCAGCAGCACGTCCTCGTCGAAGCGGCACTGCGTCAGCTCGACGTACGCCCCCACCCGGCCGCCGGAGAGGTCCAGCCGCCCCGATATGTGCGCCCCCGCAAGGCTGAGCGAGGCGACGCGCCCGAGCAGCGGCGGCGGCCCGTGCAGGAGCAGCAGCGCGATGACGCGGGCCCGGATCGTGCGGCGGGGGCCCCAGGGCCCGTCACCGCCCGGGTCGTCCAGCGCGGGGTCGCCCGTGCGCAGGTCGTGCCGGCTGCCGTTGCGGAAGGCCTGCCACAGGCCCCACTCCGCCGTCGTCAGCCGCAACTCCGCAGGTGGCTCGCCGTCGGTCAGCGACTCGCTCACACCCGTCCCCCTCCGCCGACGGCCGCCGGTCGAACGGCCGTACCGGTGTGTGACGGAACCAACGCTATCGGTCAGCACCGACAACGGACACCCGTATCACGCAGTGATACGGGGCGAGGCCACCGCATGCCGTCTGCGAGACTGGACCCGTGCTGCGAACCATTTCCCTGACCCGCATCGACCTGCGCGGTACCGCCTCCTCGGGCGGCCCCGGCGGGATCGACCGGGACCTGCTGCCCCGTGCCGAGCTCGACGTCGAAGCCGCCCTGGAGAAGGTGCGGCCCATCTGCGAGGACGTACGGCATCGCGGCACCGCGGCCCTCATCGACTACGCGCGGCGGTTCGACGGCGTCACCCTGGACCGCGTCCGCGTCCCCGCCGAGGCGCTCCGGAGCGCCCTGGAGGAGCTCGACCCGGCCGTGCGCGCGGCCCTGGAGGAGTCCATCCGGCGGGCCCGCACCGTGCACAGCGCCCAGCGCCGCACCGACCACACCGTGCACGTCGTCCCCGGCGGCACCGTCACCGAGCGCTGGGTGCCCGTGGAGCGGGTCGGCCTGTACGTGCCGGGCGGCAAGGCGGTCTACCCGTCCTCCGTCGTGATGAACGTGGTGCCCGCGCAGGAGGCCGAGGTTCCCTCCCTGGCGGTGGCCTCGCCCCCGCAGGCCGAGTTCGGCGGGCTGCCGCACCCGACGATCCTGGCCGCCTGCGCGCTGCTGGGCGTCGACGAGGTCTACGCCGTCGGCGGCGCCCAGGCCGTCGCCATGTTCGCCTACGGCACCGAGGACTGCGCTCCCGCCCAGCTCGTCACCGGCCCCGGCAACATCTGGGTGGCGGCGGCGAAGCGGCTGCTCAAGGGCCGCATCGGCATCGACGCCGAGGCCGGGCCGACGGAGATCGCGATCCTCGCCGACGCCACCGCCGACCCCGCGCACGTCGCCGCCGACCTGATCAGCCAGGCCGAACACGACACGCTCGCCGCCGCCGTCCTCGTCACCGACTCCGAGGAGCTGGCGAAGGCCGTCGACGCGGAGCTGTCCACGCGGGTCGCCGCGACCAAGCACGCCGAGCGCGTCACCGAGGCCCTGGCCGGCCGGCAGTCCGGCGTCGTCCTCGTCGACGACGTCGAGCACGGCCTGCGCGTCGTGGACGCCTACGCGGCCGAGCACCTGGAGATCCAGACCGCCGACGCCGCCGCCGTCGCCGCCCGGGTGCGCAACGCCGGGGCCGTCTTCGTCGGCCCCTACGCGCCCGTCTCCCTCGGTGACTACTGCGCGGGCTCCAACCACGTCCTGCCCACCGGCGGCTGCGCGTGCCACTCCTCGGGGCTGTCCGTGCAGTCCTTCCTGCGCGGCGTCCACGTCGTCGACTACTCCCGCGACGCCCTCGCCGAGGTCACCCACCACGTCGTGAACCTCGCCGAGGCGGAGGACCTGCCCGCGCACGGCGCCGCCCTCACGGCCCGCTTCGACGGGAAGGTGCCCGGCGCGTGACCGTCCTGGAAGACCTGCCGATCAGGGACGAGCTGCGCGGCCAGTCCCCCTACGGAGCGCCGCAGCTCGACGTCCCCGTCCGGCTGAACACCAACGAGAACCCGTACCCGCTGCCCGAGGAGCTGGTGGCGCGGATCGCCGAGCGCGTCGCCGAGGCCGCGCGCGGCCTCAACCGCTACCCCGACCGGGACGCCGTCGAGCTGCGCACCCGGCTCGCCGCCTACCTCACCCGCACCTGCGGGTACGCGGTCAACGCCGACGGGGTCTGGGCCGCGAACGGCTCCAACGAGGTCCTCCAGCAGCTCCTTCAGGCGTTCGGCGGTCCCGGGCGCACGGCACTGGGCTTCGACCCGTCGTACTCGATGCACGCGCTGATCGCCCGGGGCACCGGCACCGACTGGGTCTCCGGCTCCCGCCGGGAGGACTTCACCGTCGACGTCGACGCGGCCCGCCGGGAGATCGCCCGGCACCGCCCGCACGTGGTGTTCGTGTGCTCCCCGAACAACCCCACCGGCACCGCCGTCGAGGCCGACACCGTGGTGGCCGTGTACGACGCCGCCCAGCGCGCGGCGCGCGGCAAGGGCGCGCTCGTCGTCGTCGACGAGGCGTACGGCGAGTTCAGCCACCACCCGTCCCTGCTGCCGCTGCTGGAGGGCCGCCCCAACCTGGTGCTCTCCCGTACCATGTCCAAGGCGTTCGGCGCCGCCGGACTCCGGCTCGGCTACCTGGCCGCCGACCCGGCCGTCGTGGACGCGGTGCAGCTCGTGCGGCTGCCGTACCACCTCTCGGCCGTCACCCAGGCCACGGCGCTCGCCGCGCTGGAGCACACGGACACCCTGCTCGGCTACGTCGAGCGGCTGAAGTCCGAGCGGGACCGCCTGGTGACGGAGCTGCGGGCGGCCGGGTGCGAGGTGACGGCGTCCGACGCCAACTTCGTGCAGTTCGGCCGGTTCGCCGGCGAGGGCGGCGCGCACGCCGTCTGGCAGGCGCTGCTGGAGCACGGCGTGCTGGTGCGGGACAACGGGGTGCCCGGCCGGCTGCGGGTCACGGCGGGCACCCCCGAAGAGAACGACGCGTTCCTGGACGCAGTACGCGCAGTGATGAAGGAGTACGAGCGATGAGCCGCGTGGGACGGGTGGAGCGCACCACCAAGGAGACCTCCGTCGTGGTCGAGCTGGGCCTGGACGGCACGGGGAAGGTCGACGTCGCCACCGGTGTCGGCTTCTTCGACCACATGCTCGACCAGCTCGGCCGGCACGGTCTGTTCGACCTCACCGTCAAGACCGAGGGCGACCTGCACATCGACAGCCACCACACCATCGAGGACACCTCCCTCGCGCTCGGCGCCGCCTTCCGGCAGGCCCTCGGCGACAAGCGGGGCATCGTCCGGTTCGCGAACGCCTCGGTGCCGCTCGACGAGTCCCTCGCCCAGGTGACGGTCGACCTCTCCGGGCGGCCCTACCTCGTGCACGCCGAGCCCGAGAACATGGCCCCGATGATCGGCCCCGACTACGACACCACGATGACCCGGCACATCCTGGAGTCCTTCGTCGCGCAGGCGCAGATCGCGCTGCACGTCCACGTGCCCTACGGGCGGAACGCCCACCACATCGTGGAGTGCCAGTTCAAGGCGCTCGCCCGCGCCCTGCGGTACGCCAGCGAGATCGACCCCCGGCAGACGGGCATCCCGTCCACCAAGGGCGCCCTGTGAACGGAGTCTCCACGGCTCTCGTCTTCGTCGGGCTGTTCCTGCTCGGCGGGGCGATCTCGTTCTGGCGGCAGGGCCTGCCCAAGGGCGTGGTCGGGCTCCTCGGAGCCGGCTCCGCCCTCGCCCTGATCGCCGGCATCCTGCGTCTGGAGGTGTGGCAGTGAGCACGGCCGCCACCAAGAAGGTCGTCGTCTTCGACTACGGCTTCGGCAACGTCCGGTCGGCCGAGCGGGCGCTCGCCCGGGCCGGTGCCGACGTGGAGATCACCCGCGACTACGACGCGGCGATGAACGCCGACGGGCTGCTCGTCCCCGGCGTCGGCGCGTTCGCCGCCTGCATGGCCGGGCTCAAGGAGGCCCGGGGCGACTGGGTCGTGGGCCGCCGGCTCGCCGGGGGCCGCCCGGTCATGGGCATCTGCGTCGGCATGCAGATCCTCTTCGCCCGGGGCGTCGAGCACGGCGTGGCGGCCGAGGGCCTGGACGAGTGGCCCGGCACCGTCGGACCGCTGAAGGCCGACGTCGTCCCCCACATGGGCTGGAACACGGTCGAACCGCCCGCCGACTCACAGCTCTTCGCCGGGCTGGACCCCGACGCCCGCTTCTACTTCGTGCACTCCTACGCCGCGCACGGGTGGGAGCTGGAGGTGCACAACCCGGCGATCGCGCCGGCCAAGGTGACCTGGTCCACGCACGGCGAACGCTTCGTCGCCGCCGTGGAGAACGGGCCGCTGTGGGCCACCCAGTTCCACCCCGAGAAGTCCGGCGACGCCGGTGCGCAGCTCCTCACCAACTGGATCGGTACCCTGTGATGACCCAGAAGCTCGAACTGCTTCCCGCCGTCGACGTCCGCGACGGCCAGGCCGTGCGCCTCGTGCACGGCGAGTCCGGCTCCGAGACCTCCTACGGCGACCCCCTCCAGGCCGCGCTCGCCTGGCAGTCGGCCGGCGCGGAGTGGCTGCACCTGGTGGACCTGGACGCCGCCTTCGGCACCGGCGACAACCGGGACCGCATCGCCGAGGTCGTCCGCACCATGGACCTGAAGGTGGAGCTGTCCGGCGGCATCCGCGACGACGCGTCCCTGAAGGCGGCGCTGGCCACCGGCTGCACCCGCGTCAACCTGGGCACGGCGGCGCTGGAGTCCCCGGAGTGGGTCGCGAAGATCATCGCCGAGCACGGCGAGAAGATCGCCGTCGGCCTCGACGTCCGCGGCACCACGCTGCGCGGCCGGGGCTGGACCCGGGACGGCGGCGACCTGTACGAGACGCTGGAGCGCCTCAACGCCGAGGGCTGCGCCCGCTACGTCGTCACCGACATCAACAAGGACGGCACCCTCCAGGGCCCGAACCTGGAGCTGCTGACGAACGTCTGCTCCGCCACCGACCGCCCGGTCGTGGCCTCCGGCGGCGTCTCCTCACTGGCCGACCTGCGGGCCATCGCCACGCTCGTCCCGCAGGGCGTGGAGGGTGCCATCGTGGGCAAGGCTCTCTACGCGAAGGCGTTCACCCTGGAAGAGGCCCTGGAGGCGGTGTCGGGATGACCATCGAGCGCGTGCGAGGCCGCAGTCCCTTCGAGGAGGCCGTCGGCTCCGCACGCGCGGTCGCCGCGGGCGACCGGGCCACGGCCACCGCCCTGCCGTTCCTCGACGGCGTGGTGGAGGGGGAGGGCGATCCGTACACGCAGGCCCGCGTGGCCTTCAGGCTCGCCCTCGACGCCCTGGCCGAGCTCGGCGCGGACGTCGGCGCCGTCGTCCGCACCCGGCTGTACCTGGCCCACAGCCGCGACGTCGACGCGGTGAGCCGGGCCCACCAGGAGGTCTTCGGAGCGGTGCGGCCCGTCACCACGCTGGTCGTCGTGTCGGGCTTCGCCGACTCCCGGGTCCTGGTGGAAGTGGAAGTGGAAGCACACCGAGAAGTCTCAGGAGAACGTTCGTGACCCTGGCCGTACGAGTCATCCCCTGCCTGGACGTGGACGCCGGCCGGGTCGTCAAGGGCGTCAACTTCCAGAACCTGCGCGACGCCGGTGACCCGGTGGAAATGGCGAAGGTCTACGACGCCGAGGGCGCCGACGAGCTGACGTTCCTGGACATCACCGCCTCCTCGGGCAACCGGGAGACCACCTACGACGTCGTGCGCCGCACCGCCGAGCAGGTCTTCATCCCGCTCACCGTGGGCGGCGGCGTCCGGACCCCCGACGACGTGGACCGGCTGCTGCGGGCCGGGGCCGACAAGGTCGGCGTCAACACCGCCGCGATCGCCCGGCCCGAACTGATCCGGGAGATCGCCGAACGCTTCGGACGGCAGGTGCTCGTGCTGTCGGTGGACGCCCGGCGCACCCCCTCGGGCTCCTTCGAGGTGACGACGCACGGCGGCCGCAGGGGAACCGGCATCGACGCCGTGGAGTGGGCGCACCGCGCGGCCGAACTGGGCGCGGGGGAGATCCTGCTGAACTCCATGGACGCCGACGGCACGAAGGACGGCTACGACACCGAGATGATCGCCGCCGTGCGCCGGCACGTCACGGTGCCGGTCATCGCCTCCGGGGGCGCGGGGAAGCCCGCGGACTTCCCGGAGGCGATCAGCGCGGGCGCCGACGCCGTCCTCGCCGCCTCCGTCTTCCACTTCGGTGACCTGCGGATCTCCGAGGTCAAGGACGCCCTGCGCGCGGCGGGCCGGCCGGTCCGCTGACGCCGGCCCGCTCGCGTCGGTCCGTTTCGACGGTCGCGTGCGCGCGGCGGCCGGTCACAGGCCCAGCTGGGCCTCCCCGGCGCGGGTGACGGCGTCCGGGTCACCGTCGACGTCGACCCGGGCGACCCGCTGGCGGCCGTAGGCGTACAGCAGGAGCTCGCCCGGTTCACCCGTGACGGTGACGACCGGCGTGCCCTTGCGGACCACGGCCGTCTGCCCGTCCGGGCGCCGCAGCACCAGGCCCACCGGGCACCTGCGGCCCAGCAGCCTGGCCATCTTCTCCAGCCTCTTCCACAGCGCGTCGGAGAAGACCGGGTCCAGGATGCGCGGCGTCCACTCCGGGCGGGCCCGGCGGACGTCCTCGGCGTGGACGTAGAACTCGACGGTGTTGGCCGCCTCGTCGACCTGCTTGAGGGAGTAGAGCGAGCGACGCGGCGGGCCGGTACGGACGAGCTCCACGAGCTCGTCGTACGGCCGCGCCGCGAACTCGCCCTGCACCCGGTCGAGACGGGCGGCGAGGGGTTTGATCAGGAGGCCGCCGGCCGCGTCGGGCCGGCGTTCCCGGACGACGAGGTGGGCGGCGAGGTCGCGGGTCCGCCACTCCCCGCACAGGGTCGGGGCGTCCGGACCCGCCGCCTCCAGGAGGTCGGCGAGGAGCAGGCGTTCACGCCGGGCATGAGTCGACATGCCGCCCACCCTACGGCCGGTGTCAGGGAAGGGAACCGGTGAGCTCGTCACCGTCCTGGGCGTCGCTGATCGTCAGGGCGCAGGAGACGGTGTCCTCGCCCTGGTACTCGTAGGTCGACTGCAGCGGGTAGAGCGCGAAGGGGTAGTAGACCTTCCCGTCGGCGGGCATGGAGTTCACCTTGTCCTGCGCGTCCTTCTCGCACAGGGAGATGGACTCCTCACCGATCGCGCTGTCGTCGGCGTAGTCGCCGGAGAGCGTGATGTTGGTGATGACCTCCGCGTCGTGCGGCTCCGAGCAGGACTTCTCCTCGATCTCGGTGACGTCGCTGCTCAGCGTCGGGTGGTCGAAGCACGTCCCCGGGTCCAGTACCTCGAACTCCAGGTACGGCGACTCGGTCGGGACGTCGATGTCGAACGGGTCGTCGGTCGTCTCGTCCGAGGGCTCGTCCGTCGGCTCCTCCGACGTCTCCTCGGGATCGGGCGTGCCGCTCGCGGTCGGCGTGGCGCTGCTGTCGGCCTTCACGTCCGGTTCGTCGTCGCCCGAGGTGGCGATGAGGATGCCGCCCACCGCGAGCGCGGCGACCAGCACGGCCGCGATGACGATGACGGCGACCTTCGGCCCGTTGCCCCCGCTCGGCGGCGGCGGGGGGTAGCCCCCGGGCCCGCCGGGCGGACCGGGCGGGCCACCGGGTATGCCGGGGCCGCCGTAGGGCGGCTGGCCGGGGTAGCCACCGGGCTGGCCGGGCTGGCCGGGGTAGCCGTAGCCGTCCGGGGGCCCCGGCTGGCCCGGTGGCCCGGGCTGCTGGGGATAGCCGTAACCACCGGCTGGCGGACCGGGCTGCTCTGCGGGACCGAAACCCTGCGGCGGACCGAAACCGCCGCCGGCGCCGGACCCGGAATGGTTGTTCGGCGGCGGAGGATAGCTCATGCACGAAAGGATGCCCCATGCCACGGGCGTGCGAGGTCCCGGGCCCGTCACAGGTTCGGAACAGCGGACACGCCCGAACGACCCGTCCTGGTAAGCGTGTTATGTCGGCTTTCCCGATTCGGCCGCCTCAGCGGCAGAATGCTCCCATGCCCGCAACCGCACTCGATCCCGCCGTCGCCGCCCGCCTCAAGCGGAACGCCGACGGCCTGCTCCCCGCCATCGCCCAGCAGTACGACACCGGTGAGGTCCTCATGCTGGGGTGGATGGACGACGAGGCCCTGCACCGGACCCTGACCACGGGCCGGTGCACGTACTGGAGCCGCAGCCGCCGCGAGTACTGGGTCAAGGGCGACACCTCGGGCCACGTGCAGTACGTGCGGTCCGTGGCGCTGGACTGCGACGGCGACACCCTGCTCGTCCAGGTCGACCAGGTCGGCGCCGCCTGCCACACCGGCGACCGGACCTGCTTCGACGCCGGCCGGCTCCCGCTGGCCACCCCCGCCCCGGACGCCGCCCCGCCGTCCCCGCAGACCGGCACGCCGGAACAGGAGCGCTGAGCCACCGCATGACCGCCTCCCCCGATCTCGACACCTTCCGCACGCTCGCCAAGGACCGGCGGGTCATCCCCGTGGTCCGCCGCCTTCTGGCCGACGCGGACACCCCCATCGCCCTCTACCGCAAGCTGGCCGCCGAACGTCCGGGCACCTTCCTGCTGGAGTCCGCCGAGAACGGCCGGACCTGGTCGCGGTACTCCTTCGTCGGTGTCCGCAGCGCCGCAGCGCTGACCGTCCGCGACGGGCGGGCGCACTGGCTCGGCACGCCGCCGGTCGGCGTCCCCACCGACGGCGACCCGCTCGACGTCCTGCGGGCCACCGTCGAGACGCTGCACACCCCGCGCGACCCCGAACTGCCGCCGTTCACCGGGGGCATGGTCGGCTACCTCGGCTACGACGTCGTCCGCCGCCTCGAACGGGTCGGGGACAGCGCCGAGGACGACCTCGGTCTGCCCGAGCTGACCATGTTGCTCGCCTCCGACCTCGCCGTGCTGGACCACCGCGACGGCACCGTCCTCCTCATCGCCAACGCCATCAACCACAACGACCTGGACACCGGCGTCGACGAGGCGTACGCCGACGCCGTCGCCCGCCTCGACGCGATGACGGCCGACCTCGGCCGCCCCGCTCCCTCCGGCGCGACGCCCCTGCCCGAGCCCGCCGTCCCCGGGTACGAGGGGTTGTGGGGCGGCGCGAACTACCGGGCGGCGGTGGAGGACGTCAAGGAGCGCATCCGGGCCGGCGAGGCCTTCCAGGTCGTCCCCTCCCAGCGCTTCCAGACGGCGACGGACGCCACCGCGCTCGACGTCTACCGGGTGCTGCGGACGACGAACCCGAGCCCGTACATGTACCTGTTCCGCTTCGGCGACCCGTCGGCGCCCGACGACGGCACCGCGTTCGACGTCGTCGGCTCCAGCCCCGAGGCGCTGGTCAAGGTGGAGGAGGGGCGGGCGATGCTCCACCCGATCGCCGGCACCCGGCCGCGCGGCGAGACGCCCCAGCGCGATCACGCCCTGGCGGAGGAACTGCTCGCCGATCCGAAGGAGCGCGCCGAGCACCTCATGCTGGTCGACCTCGGCCGCAACGACCTGGGCCGGGTGTGCGCGCCGGGCAGTGTCGAGGTGGTCGAGTTCATGACCGTCGAGCGGTACAGCCACGTCATGCACATCGTCTC contains the following coding sequences:
- a CDS encoding oxidoreductase, with product MSESLTDGEPPAELRLTTAEWGLWQAFRNGSRHDLRTGDPALDDPGGDGPWGPRRTIRARVIALLLLHGPPPLLGRVASLSLAGAHISGRLDLSGGRVGAYVELTQCRFDEDVLLTECRMGTVRLLDCRLPRLEAARAGTDGDLHLARCTVTEGLRLTDASIGTDLLLNEATVGSGGRSRAIAADGLTVGQDLQASLLMCDGEVSLRGAQIGGSLYLYGSVLRNHRGRYALHAPEMHVARFAHCATSGPGTAYVAQGVTPPGGVPSPPGHLPPGQDGRPADSPARGVKRFQCTGGMKLDDGRFGDSLVVDQARFTLRRGQEISLRRVQTPELCFTPERPQEGRVVLSGATVGNLVDSVDSWPVRDGLWMAGFSYDQLIPVGPFPLARRLAWLATATPEYSPGPYEQLATVLRNGGEDAEARRVLLAKQRRRRETLSPAGKVWGYLQDWTVAYGYRPGLAALWMAVLWLAGTLFFSGRRPEPLELDKYPHWNAAVYALDLLLPVIDLGHDRAWNPAGAGQWVAVGLVLAGWVLATTVAAGATRMLRRQ
- the hisD gene encoding histidinol dehydrogenase; translated protein: MLRTISLTRIDLRGTASSGGPGGIDRDLLPRAELDVEAALEKVRPICEDVRHRGTAALIDYARRFDGVTLDRVRVPAEALRSALEELDPAVRAALEESIRRARTVHSAQRRTDHTVHVVPGGTVTERWVPVERVGLYVPGGKAVYPSSVVMNVVPAQEAEVPSLAVASPPQAEFGGLPHPTILAACALLGVDEVYAVGGAQAVAMFAYGTEDCAPAQLVTGPGNIWVAAAKRLLKGRIGIDAEAGPTEIAILADATADPAHVAADLISQAEHDTLAAAVLVTDSEELAKAVDAELSTRVAATKHAERVTEALAGRQSGVVLVDDVEHGLRVVDAYAAEHLEIQTADAAAVAARVRNAGAVFVGPYAPVSLGDYCAGSNHVLPTGGCACHSSGLSVQSFLRGVHVVDYSRDALAEVTHHVVNLAEAEDLPAHGAALTARFDGKVPGA
- a CDS encoding histidinol-phosphate transaminase yields the protein MTVLEDLPIRDELRGQSPYGAPQLDVPVRLNTNENPYPLPEELVARIAERVAEAARGLNRYPDRDAVELRTRLAAYLTRTCGYAVNADGVWAANGSNEVLQQLLQAFGGPGRTALGFDPSYSMHALIARGTGTDWVSGSRREDFTVDVDAARREIARHRPHVVFVCSPNNPTGTAVEADTVVAVYDAAQRAARGKGALVVVDEAYGEFSHHPSLLPLLEGRPNLVLSRTMSKAFGAAGLRLGYLAADPAVVDAVQLVRLPYHLSAVTQATALAALEHTDTLLGYVERLKSERDRLVTELRAAGCEVTASDANFVQFGRFAGEGGAHAVWQALLEHGVLVRDNGVPGRLRVTAGTPEENDAFLDAVRAVMKEYER
- the hisB gene encoding imidazoleglycerol-phosphate dehydratase HisB yields the protein MSRVGRVERTTKETSVVVELGLDGTGKVDVATGVGFFDHMLDQLGRHGLFDLTVKTEGDLHIDSHHTIEDTSLALGAAFRQALGDKRGIVRFANASVPLDESLAQVTVDLSGRPYLVHAEPENMAPMIGPDYDTTMTRHILESFVAQAQIALHVHVPYGRNAHHIVECQFKALARALRYASEIDPRQTGIPSTKGAL
- the hisH gene encoding imidazole glycerol phosphate synthase subunit HisH, producing the protein MSTAATKKVVVFDYGFGNVRSAERALARAGADVEITRDYDAAMNADGLLVPGVGAFAACMAGLKEARGDWVVGRRLAGGRPVMGICVGMQILFARGVEHGVAAEGLDEWPGTVGPLKADVVPHMGWNTVEPPADSQLFAGLDPDARFYFVHSYAAHGWELEVHNPAIAPAKVTWSTHGERFVAAVENGPLWATQFHPEKSGDAGAQLLTNWIGTL
- the priA gene encoding bifunctional 1-(5-phosphoribosyl)-5-((5-phosphoribosylamino)methylideneamino)imidazole-4-carboxamide isomerase/phosphoribosylanthranilate isomerase PriA; protein product: MTQKLELLPAVDVRDGQAVRLVHGESGSETSYGDPLQAALAWQSAGAEWLHLVDLDAAFGTGDNRDRIAEVVRTMDLKVELSGGIRDDASLKAALATGCTRVNLGTAALESPEWVAKIIAEHGEKIAVGLDVRGTTLRGRGWTRDGGDLYETLERLNAEGCARYVVTDINKDGTLQGPNLELLTNVCSATDRPVVASGGVSSLADLRAIATLVPQGVEGAIVGKALYAKAFTLEEALEAVSG
- a CDS encoding Rid family hydrolase; the protein is MTIERVRGRSPFEEAVGSARAVAAGDRATATALPFLDGVVEGEGDPYTQARVAFRLALDALAELGADVGAVVRTRLYLAHSRDVDAVSRAHQEVFGAVRPVTTLVVVSGFADSRVLVEVEVEAHREVSGERS
- the hisF gene encoding imidazole glycerol phosphate synthase subunit HisF; its protein translation is MTLAVRVIPCLDVDAGRVVKGVNFQNLRDAGDPVEMAKVYDAEGADELTFLDITASSGNRETTYDVVRRTAEQVFIPLTVGGGVRTPDDVDRLLRAGADKVGVNTAAIARPELIREIAERFGRQVLVLSVDARRTPSGSFEVTTHGGRRGTGIDAVEWAHRAAELGAGEILLNSMDADGTKDGYDTEMIAAVRRHVTVPVIASGGAGKPADFPEAISAGADAVLAASVFHFGDLRISEVKDALRAAGRPVR
- a CDS encoding TIGR03085 family metal-binding protein; the protein is MSTHARRERLLLADLLEAAGPDAPTLCGEWRTRDLAAHLVVRERRPDAAGGLLIKPLAARLDRVQGEFAARPYDELVELVRTGPPRRSLYSLKQVDEAANTVEFYVHAEDVRRARPEWTPRILDPVFSDALWKRLEKMARLLGRRCPVGLVLRRPDGQTAVVRKGTPVVTVTGEPGELLLYAYGRQRVARVDVDGDPDAVTRAGEAQLGL
- the hisI gene encoding phosphoribosyl-AMP cyclohydrolase, which encodes MSAFPIRPPQRQNAPMPATALDPAVAARLKRNADGLLPAIAQQYDTGEVLMLGWMDDEALHRTLTTGRCTYWSRSRREYWVKGDTSGHVQYVRSVALDCDGDTLLVQVDQVGAACHTGDRTCFDAGRLPLATPAPDAAPPSPQTGTPEQER
- a CDS encoding anthranilate synthase component I, translating into MTASPDLDTFRTLAKDRRVIPVVRRLLADADTPIALYRKLAAERPGTFLLESAENGRTWSRYSFVGVRSAAALTVRDGRAHWLGTPPVGVPTDGDPLDVLRATVETLHTPRDPELPPFTGGMVGYLGYDVVRRLERVGDSAEDDLGLPELTMLLASDLAVLDHRDGTVLLIANAINHNDLDTGVDEAYADAVARLDAMTADLGRPAPSGATPLPEPAVPGYEGLWGGANYRAAVEDVKERIRAGEAFQVVPSQRFQTATDATALDVYRVLRTTNPSPYMYLFRFGDPSAPDDGTAFDVVGSSPEALVKVEEGRAMLHPIAGTRPRGETPQRDHALAEELLADPKERAEHLMLVDLGRNDLGRVCAPGSVEVVEFMTVERYSHVMHIVSTVTGRLDEGRSAFDALLACFPAGTLSGAPKPRALQIIEELEPVRRGLYGGCVGYLDFAGDADTAIAIRTALLRDGTAYVQAGAGVVADSDPAAEDTECRNKAAAVLRAVHAAGRLGGSVAG